In Thermobaculum terrenum ATCC BAA-798, the DNA window GCTCCTTACGGTTGTTCTGGAGCATCACATTCCCGATGGCAAGGGTAGCGATGATCAGTGGAGCAATCATGACATGGGCCAGGGCACTGGGGGAGTTCGGTGCGACGATCATCTTCGCGGGCAATTTCCCAGGGCGCACGCAGACTATCCCCATCGCCATCTACCTTGGCTTCAACATCGACCTGGAATCAGCAGTGGTGCTCTCAGCGATCCTGCTGTGCGTGTCGTTTGGAGTGATCATGATCGTGAAGTGGGCGCTGAAGCAGTCAGTAACGCGGGCAGAGATCTACTAGCAAGCGGAGATTAAGTAGCAGGCTGGTATGGAGTGGCGTGCCCGGAGGGACTCGAACCCCCGACCACTTGGTCCGCAACCAAGCGTTCTATCCAACTGAACTACGGGCACAAATTTCCTCACACAAAGTGTAGCAAAGAGATGAAGGGGTGGCAAGATATGGGAGGAGCCCCCTATAGATAGGGCTCCTCCCTCCCCCTAACACGGTTTGTCCCTCTCAACGAAGAACTTCTAGCTACCGAGATTACACCGAGCAAAAGGAAAGGGTATGAGGTAGAGGGAGATCCCATACTCCTCTGGAGCCCCCCTCTACAAACCCACATATTGCCTCCATGAGTACTGAGGATCATAGCCCAGCATGCGCCTCGCCTTATCTATCGAGAGCAGCGTCTCGAAATCTCCTATCTCTTTGTGGAGCGGCACGTTGGGAAATACCTCGGCAAGCAACTCTCTGCTTGGACGGTTCATGACGGTATCGGCCGCAGCTATGATGAACACCTCGGCACTATTGATATCTGCCTGCAATCCCAGCCTGCATGCCTGAGCAACATCTCGAGCATCCACATAGCCCCAAAGGTTCCACTTTCGCTTCGTTGGGTCATCCCAGAACGTAGGAAACTGCGCATAGTCTTGGGGTTCCATGATATTGGAGAAGCGCAGTCCTATGAATGGGATACCCGTCCAGCGGTTGAATTGCCGTGCCATCTCCTCGCCCAGCACTTTCGACAGGGCATAGCTAGACTCCGGATATAGAGGGTGGTTCTCATCTATAGGCGCATATGCTGGCTGCTCGCGGTCGAAAGGCAACCCCAAAGTGGTCTCGCTGGAAGCCCATACTACCCGGGACATGCCTATATCCTTTGCCACAGAGAAGACGTTGTAGGTGCTCAGCGTGTTAGTGCGGAATGTTACCTCGTCGGTGCGAATACCGGGAGCGGGGATGGCCGCCAGATGCACAACCATCTCATAGCCCTTGAAGGCATCGTAGGTCTCGCCAAGATCAGTTAGATCGGCCACGAGCGAGGGGCAAAGCCTCTCAGCTGGCGGCACCAGATCTACACTTAGCACCTCATATCCATGTTCCAGGAGGTCTCTAACGACCGCTCTGCCGGCCTTGCCACTACCGCCTGTCACGACTACTTTAGGCATGAGATGTTCCTCCGTGATCTATTGGGTCTGAGCTACAGAGTCAAGCTCGGTCAGGAACTGCTCGATCTCATCCAGTTCCTCCTGAGAGAGTCTGAAATCGGCAGCACCGATAATGCCCTCCACCTGGTCGGGCCTACGTGCTCCAACTATCGCGCCCGTTACAGCCGGATGTCTCAGCACCCAGGCGATCGCTACCTCGGCCGGGGACTTCCCGTGACGGCTACCGATCTCTCGTAGCTTCTCGACCAACTTCAGATTACGTGAGAGCCTCGGTTCGTTGAACTCAGGGCTGCGTTTACGCCAGTCATCGTCCGGCAGGTTGCGCACCCACTCGGCAGTCACTTTACCTGTGAGCAGGCCAGAGGCCATTGGCGAGTAGGCAATTACTCCTATATTGTGCTCCTGACAGAAAGGCAGTATCTCCTTCTCGATGCTCCTGTTGAGTAGGTTGTAAGGTGGCTGTAGGGATGAGATAGGCGCGATGCGCATCGCCCGCTGCATCTGCTCCACGCTGAAGTTAGAAACACCTATATAGCGTACCTTACCCTCCTGCTGCAGCTCTGCCAGTGTGCTCCAACCCTCTTCTATGTCCTCGTCAGGGTTTGGCCAGTGGATCTGGTATAGATCGATCACTTCCACACGCAGGCGCCGCAGGCTCGCTTCCAGCTCACGACGAATAGAATCTCTCTTAAGGCTGTTGGAGATCCTCCCACTCTCGTCCCACACAAGACCACACTTGGTGAAGATGTAAGGCCTATCAGAGATGCCATCTAGGGCCCTTGCAACTACCTCCTCAGAATGGCCGAGACCATAGACAGCAGCAGTATCGATCCAGTTGATGCCCAGATCAAGAGCCTTGTGGATAGCAGCTATGGATTCATTGTCGTCCTGAGGCCCCCAACCGGAAGCCCAACCACCACCTCCGATCGCCCAGGCCCCGAATCCTATAGGAGTGATCATCATGTCTGTGTTGCCCAAACGTCGAGTATCCAACTTCACAACCTCCTGGAAAACAAGATTTAACGCGGGGAACCAGCATATCCATCTGCATTATACTTGCCATCATACCTGGTTGTTAGGGTGTATATAGGGTATCCTATGAGAGCACTAGCGTGACAGTGCGACTAGTTTATAATGGACAGAGTTCAAGCTGACTATGCTTGGTAACAGCGCTGGGAGGGGACATGAATCAGCAGGAGATACAGAAGATCGTCCAGAGGATAGACGTGCTCTCGAAAAGCGTCGCCGACAACCTCGACAGGCTCCAGGCGGCCACAGACCCTGACTGGATAGATGAACTCAATGCAGAGATCTCAGCAGCCCGTCGTGAGATAGCACAGCTCAAGAAGAAGCTGGCAGAAGCTACTCGCCAGGAGGCACAGGAGCATGAGGCAACTCAGTAGCGATGTGGCCATCATAGGCGCCGGTGTCGTCGGGGCCGCATGCGCTTACTTCCTCGCGGAGATGGGCCACTCGCCAACGATCATAGACCCCATGGAACAGGGAGCTGCCACACCTGCAGGTGCAGGTATCGTCGCCCCTGGAGTTACTTTCCACCCTTCACCATACTACTTTCCTTTAGCTTACAGGGCCGTTAGCTATTTGGAAGGACTTGTAGATAAGCTTGGTAACGAGCGCCTGCTCGAGAGGTGTGGCTTGTTGTATCTCATAACCGATCCCAGATCGCCAGTAGATGCCGAGAGTCTCGCCAGGCAACTAAGGCGCCATGGCATGGAAGGCGCCCCGATGCACGGGCATGTAGAGGTGATAGACCCAGAGTACGTCCACCGCTACTTCCCACTGCTGGTCCCCAGCCAGGGAGCAGTATACGTGGATGGTCCGGGCAGACTCAATGGTGCCAACCTACGTGATGCCCTCCTGTTGCAGGCGATCAAGCGAGGAGCCCATTACATTCGTGCAAGGGCAAGCATAGATAGCATATCCCAACAGGAGATCGCTCTGAAGGCAGACAGTACAACCATCACTACTCAGAGGCTTGTCCTGGCAGCAGGTGCATGGTCCAGGCAGATCATCGGGCAGTTCTCAGCAGTATCACTGCCCATCAGCCCCCAGCGCGGACAGATCCTGCATCTGGAAGTTCCCGACACTCGCACTGATCAGTGGCCAATTGTAATGGGCGACTTTCCACATTATCTGCTCACATTTCCTGTGTGCAAGGTGCTGGCAGGCGCAACACATGAGGACGTAGGCTTTCATCCTAAGCCAACGTTGGCGGGCATCAGAGAGATCGCTGACACGATCTACAAAGTAGCGCCGTCCCTTGGCTCCGCCAGATTATTGGGAGTTAACGTAGGATTACGACCCGTCACACCTGACGGCCTGCCGATCATCGGACGAGTGCCCGACCTCCCGTCGGTAATTGTCGCTAGCGGGCATGGAGCCTACGGCTTACAGCTTGGCCCTTATACCGGTATGTTGGCAGCCCAGCTGGCCACCGACCAGGAGCCGGATATGGACCTCACGCCATACTCACCTTTGAGGTTTAGCAGCTAGTCCCTCCTCCTGAGCTATCATCTCCTCTGCAAGTCGCTGCCTCTCCTGTAGCTGAGAGCTGAGCGTCACTTTGTACTCTCCCACACTATGGATGTCTCGCAGATGGGATGGTAGCCGCTCCACCTCGCGGGCATGCTGGCGACGCGCCTCCTCAAGATCAAAAGATTCAGTGATCCTGCCAGCCTTCATCATCGGCCTCAGCAGTGGAAGCCACTCTCCATCGTCTGGCGCTTGCTCCTCCCTGCCAGAGATCATGTCCTCCGCATAGAGGCCTGTGGTGTCTATTCTACGCCAAAGCTGCTTGGCCCCCACGATCGTCCTCTTGCCCTCGCTCAACTTCAGCTTAGGACGCCCATCGAACTGCACCAGCTTGTAGCTCATATCCAACACTGGAGCATCCTCTGCCGTCACCACGCGTGTGCCCACTCCAAAGGAATCGATAGGAGCACCATTTCTGAGCAGCCTGTCTATCTCGTACTCATCAAGACCACCACTCGCCATGATCCTGATATCTTGAAGCCCTTCAGAATCAAGTAGCTTCCTAACCTGCCTGCTGAGTGCTTCGAGGTCGCCGCTGTCGATACGCACCGCTGAGATCTGCTTGCCAGTGCCCGCAAACTTTCGGCTGACCTCCACAACGTGTTGCGCCCCCATAAGCACGTCGTAGGTATCGATCAGCAGTGTTATCCTGTGTGGGAACGTACTTACGAATCCCTCAAACGCCAACCTCTCGTTAGGGAAGGACTCCACGAAGGAATGGGCCATGGTACCCACCACAGGGATACCGTAGACCTTGCCAGCTAGCACGTTGCTGGTCCCACTAAAGCCTGCCAGGTAGCACGCCCGGGCAGCAGCCAGTCCTCCATCTATTTCGGGGGCACGACGTAGCCCGAAGTCGAATAGGGGCTTGCCTTGTGCCGCCAGCACACACCTAGCGGCCTTGGTCGCTACCAGGGTGGGATAGTGCAAAGCATTCATTACGACCGGCTCAGCTATCTGCCCATGGATAATGGATGCAGTTATTTCCAGTACCGGCTCGTTGGGGAACACTATAGAACCCTCGGGGACCGCCCACACATCTCCCTCGAACCTGAAGGACCGTAGATACTCCACAAAGTCGGGGCGCACCTGAGGCAAAGTAGCGATGTACTCTAGCGCACGCTCGTCGAACCGCAGGTTCTCTAACCGCCTTAGTGCATCCTCCACGCCCGCCACCACTAGGAAAGATCTGCCAGGAGGCAGGCTGCGAACGAACAGGCTAAATGTAGCACGGCCATCCATCCCGAGTGCATGGTAGCTCGCACCCATAGTGAGCTCATACAGGTCTATCGAAAGAGGTATGGCATTCTCGTCCAGGTAGCTCATCACAATCACCCCCAGGGCAGAAGTCAATACCGGTCTTTTGCACATAGGCCCTTTTATATTATTATTCACATTGCACTGGGGTCTAAAATTCCAGCATCAAGGAGGGAATCAGCATGAAGATCGGAGCACAGCTCAAGAAGCCCTGGGTTTGGCTCTCGGCAGCAGGACTAGCTGCAGCAGCCGGTGGCCTTTGGCAGTGGCGCTCTCGCAGGCGACGCACAGAGTTTTCCATAGGACCGACCATCCGCAGCAGGGATAGACACCCCCTGGAAACTCCACCTGAGACCGCAGGGTGGTGGGCTGACCTGCGTAGAAGAGCCGGATGGCTATGACACCTATACCCTGACAGGCTGAGCAACCAGAGAGAAATTGCTCTTGAAAAGCTCCCTCTCCTTGGCGATGATCGCTCCAGCACACACCAGCGCAACCAACGCACAGATTACCAGTGAGGCCACTGGCCCCACAGCTGAAGCCAGGCTGCCTATGTACAAGCTCCCAAAAGGAGTCAGCCCTAGCACAACCAGCATCCAACAGCTCATGACTCTCCCCCTGAGCTCATCCGGCACCACCGTCTGCAAAAGCGAGTTGCCCATCGCCAGGAAGGTCACGATCCCCCATCCCGCCACAAATAACGCCACCAGCGCGAAAGGCAGGTGACGCATTACCGCAAAGGACATTATCCCCAGCGCCGACGCAACCTGGGCAACTATCAACCACTTGCCCTTGCTCGTGATCTCTCCCTTGAAGGCCAGCATCATCGCACCCACAAAAGCTCCGAGTCCCACTGCACCCAGCAATAGGCCATAACCACTCGCTCCCATATGCAGCACATCCTTGGCAAACACTGGTAGCAGAGTATTGTAGGGTTGCAGGAAGAGCGTCTGTACCGCTGCCAGCACTACGATCGTTCTGATCCTGCTATCCGTCCATACATGACGGGCTGCGTACGCCAGGCTCGCGGTCTCTCGACTTCTGGTAGAGGATAAAGCCTTACTGGCAAATTGCGGTCGTATAGCCCACAGCGTGACCATCGCGATCACCAGCGTCAGTCCGTTGAAGAAATAGGCTCCGGCGATACCTATGTATTTCACTGCAAAGCCGCCTAGAGTAGGCCCTATGACACCAGTCAGGTTGAACTGAGCCGAGTTAAGCGCAATGGCATTCATCAGGTTCTTGCGACCCACTATCTCCGGTAACATCGACTGCTGAGATGGCATACTTATGGCACCCACGGACCCAACAACCAGCAACCAAACCATCAACAGCCATATGTTCGCCTTTCCAGTAACCACCAACAGCCCCATGAGCACCATAAAGATAGCATTGATACCCTGGGAAGTCATAACAACCTTGCGCTTCTCTAACCTATCAGCTAGCATCCCTCCCGGCAGCGACAGCAGCAGGAAAGGCAAGTTGGCGCAGAACGCTACCAGACCAATCAGGAACTCCGAGCTGGTAAGGTTCACGATCAACCAGCCCTGGGCAACTATCTGTACCCACATGCCCAGTGCTGCAATCATAGCCCCTGGAAAGTATATACGATACTCCTTGATGCGGAATGAACCAAAGGCACCCGGATAGAAGATATCTGCTGTCTTCTTTGCATCAACGCTAGAATAATTATTTTCCGTTTGCAAAATCCCGCCCCTATGTCAAAATAAAAACATAAAGAGTCACGGATTCACCTCCATGACTCGGACCAGAATCAATTATGCCATCAATTTCGTGAGGACACACTAATAGATTTCTATTAAGTATCCTCTTGATTTTTGAATTTGTTCGGAGGGTGGAATGTGCGCTCTACTCGAGGGTGCTAGACCCTTGTTTGTCTTCATGCCGCCACAGCATGATAACAGTCGGGAGTGGGCTAGGCGCCTTTCTAAGGATGTACCCGAACTGGAGGTTGTAGCACCAGAATCCTTTGAGGAGGCAGCCAGGCTCCTTCCACAGGCAGTAGCAGCCTTTGGCACAATCCCTAGAGAACTGCTAGCCCTAGCTCCCAACCTCAAATGGCTGCAAGCGCCGGCTGCAGCTCCTCCAGCGGGGTACTACTATCAAGAGCTGGTGGAACACCCAGTCATAGTTACGAACTTCAGGGGTATATACAATGAGCACGTTGCGACTCATGCCATGGCCTTTGTACTGGCCTTTGCAAGAGGTTTCCATCGGTACATACCCCTGCAGCTAAAACACCGATGGCAGCCCGAACCCGAGCACTCTGGGGTAGTCTATCTGCCAGAGGCTACAGCACTAGTAATCGGCGTAGGAGGCATTGGTGCCGAGATAGCCCGCCTATGTGCGGCGTTCGGCATGCGCGTCGTGGGCGTAGATGCAAGAAGGCAGGATATGCCGCCAGGAGTTACTCGGCTGCACCCACCAGACGTCCTGGATTCTCTGCTGTCGACTGCAGACTTCGTTATCATGACCGTACCCCATACCCCTGAGACAGAAGGCATGATCCACATCAAGCGTCTTCAACTCATGAAGCCATCTGCGTTCCTGATCAATGTCGGTCGCGGCAAGACAGTAGTCCTAAAAGACCTGATCAAGGCGCTGCACGAGGGCATCATCGCAGGCGCAGGACTAGATGTATTCGAGGAGGAGCCACTTCCCCCAGATCACCCTTTGTGGACCACACCCAACTTGCTCCTCACCCCACACGTGGCTGCCAATGGCCCTTACCTCAATGAACGCAGGTATAGCATCATACTCGAGAACGCTAGGAGGTTTGTATCGGGTAGAGAGCTCATCAACGTAGTTGACAAATCCAAGTGGTACTAAGATCAACACACGGAGGCAGGGATGCACCCAAGTTCTGAATCTAGCCGACAGTTTCTCCATATCAACGTCCTGGACTTCCTACAACAAAGTACGGCGGGTAAGGTCCTGTGGGCTCATCAAACAGAAGACCTCAACATCAACTTGGTACATCTGGACGCGGGCGCGTCAATCGACAGGCACCATAACAACGAGGTAGATGTGCTGATACTAGTAATTCAGGGGGAAGGAAAGGTAGAGATAGATGACGCAGAGATAAGTATCAGAAGTGGTGACCTGCTGGTCATCCCTAAGGCCGCCCAAAGGAGCATCGCAGCCACAAAAACGAACCTACTCTATGTTACCTGCCATAGGCGCAGACACGGACTGATGCCCACGATAAGGGATAGGCACTAGAAATCTTCAGTTATCACAGAGAATTTCTGTATCATTGCCAATGGTTGAAATCCAAATCTGTTGGGAGGAGAGCGTTATGTCTGAGGTTAAGTTTGGAGTATTCGTACCACAGGGGTGGACCCTCGACTTGGTGGAGATAAGAGACCCCATAGAGCAGTACGAAGCCATGACCAACGTAGCCAAAATAGCCGACTCCATTCCAGGCTGGGACTCCATATGGGTGTTCGATCACTTCCACACAGTACCGGTGCCAGTGCCTGAGACCACCTTTGAGTGCTGGACCATCACTGCTGCCCTGGCCAGGGACACCAACCGAGTCAACATAGGCCAGATGGTCACCTGCAACGGCTACCGCAACCCTGCACTCCTGGCCAAGATGGCCTCCACCGTCGATGTCGCCTCCCATGGCAGACTCTACTTCGGCCTGGGAGCTGGCTGGTACGAGCATGAGTGGCGGGCCTATGGCTATGGCTTCCCTGAAACCAGGGTCAGAATGGGCATGTTCAGGGAGGCTTGTGCCATCATCCATGCCATGTGGACCCAGGACTACCCCCAGTTTGAGGGCAAGTACTACCAGATAGATCGTCCCATCAACGAGCCCAAGGGAGTGCGCAAGCCCCATCCCTCCTTCTGGATAGGAGGTGGGGGAGAGAAGGTCACCCTCCGCCTGGTGGCCCAGTACGGCAACGCCTGCAACCTTGCCTCCGATCCTGAGCTTCTGAAACACAAGCTGGAAGTGCTCAGGCAGCACTGTGAGGAGCTGGGCAGGAACTACGACGAGATCATCAAGTCCACGGGAGTAACTGTACACCTAGTACGCCCTGGACAAGACCCGCGTGAGGCCACTTGGCGAGCTCGTGGCAGGCAGAGCTTTGAGGAATACTCTCGCAACGTCATAGTGGGTACTCCGGACGAGGTGGCTGAGAGGTTGCAGACCATCGTAGATGCTGGTGCTAACTATTTTATAGTTACCTTGCCTAGAGTGGCCTACGACACAGAACCACTCCACTGGTTCGCAGAAGAGGTAATCCCTCACTTCCAGAAGTAACCACGTAGCTGCCCCAATCTTGGGGCAGCTACCACTCGAAATCCCTGTAGAGAGACTCCCTCGGCAGATACCTGATAATAGGAGAGCCGTGAGGGCAAATCGCAGGGACGCTAGTGTGTCCCAGCCTTTCCACAATCCACACCATATGATCATGCTCAAGCGACTTACCTCTGCGCACAGCCATCCTGCATGCCATGCGAGTGATAAGCCTGTGCTTCCAGTTGCCAGGATCCTCAAAAGCAGAAGGCTCATCCTGAAGTATCCAGAGAAGGTCTGAGGTGGTTAGATGATCTCCGATCTCTTTTCCTGCATCTGGCATAGCTCGCACTAGCAAGGCATTTCTACCAAACACCTCACACTCAAATCCCAGTGCGGAGAGCTCGTCCATGTATTCTGCCAGCTTTTGCACCTGGTGAGTACGCAGCTCGATCACTACAGGCTCAGACAGCAGCAAAGCCTCAGATCCATCCATACGCTCAGTGAGAAAACGCTCATATAGCACGCGCTCGTGCGCCCTGTGCTGATCCACTAGGTAAAGCCCTTCATCTCCCTCCAGCACTATGAGCCTATCGTGCAGCTGGGCAAGCACCTTCACGGGAGGTAGGTTCGGGGTTAAAATCTTCTCATCAGACCAACTCTCCCTCTCCTCTGCTACCTGTAGCCTTGAATAGTCCGAGGGGAAAGGCTCGATGCCATAATACAGCAGCGATTTGGAGGCGGAAGGGTTCTTCCCAAGAGCACTCCTCAGCTGCTCGCACACGCTCTCGATCACTTCTCTCTCATCTAGGAGCTTCACCTCCTGTTTGGCTGGATGCACGTTTACATCCAACCTGGACGGATCCAAATCCAACTGCAGTAACAAGATCGGGTGCCTACCTTTTGGTAGTATGCCCCTATAAGCCTGTTCCATACTCGCAAGCAGCGCCTTTACCTGAGCCCATCTGTTGTTAACCACTATGTTAATGTGATGCCTGCTAGGTCGTGTCACCGCAGAATCGCTGAGGATCAACCTGTACCTGCCATATCGCAACTCCCTGATCCCCAGATCGAGGATGTGCTCCTCAAGCTCGCCACCATACAGCTCTATTAGTGCTGCCAGGCGATCACCTTGGCCACTGGTACTAAGAAGCATCTTTCCTTCGGAGTAGAGCCTGAGAGCTATATGAGGGGAACTAAGATAGAGCCGACGAAGCACCTGCGAGATGTGCCCCACCTCCACCTGAGGCTTGTCCACCATAGCCAGCCTCGCAGGCACATTTCGAAATAGATGGCGTGCTACGACTACAGTACCTCCAGATGCAGGCGCTGCGTGGTCCGCTACTACCTTGCCATCTCGGACAGTAATGGATCTACCTACATTTTCCCCTTTCGCCGAGCTGGTTATGGTGAGCTCCGACACAGCAGCTATGCTAGGCAGAGCTTCTCCTCGAAAGCCAAGCGTCGTAATAGCGTCTAGTCTACCTTCGGGGAGCTTGCTAGTGGCATGCCTTTGGATCGCGACAGGCAGCTCATCAGCTGCTATCCCCACGCCGTCATCGACTACACTTATATGTGCCAGCCCACCTCCCTTCACATCCACACGGATCGATGATGCTGCCGCATC includes these proteins:
- a CDS encoding D-2-hydroxyacid dehydrogenase: MCALLEGARPLFVFMPPQHDNSREWARRLSKDVPELEVVAPESFEEAARLLPQAVAAFGTIPRELLALAPNLKWLQAPAAAPPAGYYYQELVEHPVIVTNFRGIYNEHVATHAMAFVLAFARGFHRYIPLQLKHRWQPEPEHSGVVYLPEATALVIGVGGIGAEIARLCAAFGMRVVGVDARRQDMPPGVTRLHPPDVLDSLLSTADFVIMTVPHTPETEGMIHIKRLQLMKPSAFLINVGRGKTVVLKDLIKALHEGIIAGAGLDVFEEEPLPPDHPLWTTPNLLLTPHVAANGPYLNERRYSIILENARRFVSGRELINVVDKSKWY
- a CDS encoding MFS transporter, which translates into the protein MQTENNYSSVDAKKTADIFYPGAFGSFRIKEYRIYFPGAMIAALGMWVQIVAQGWLIVNLTSSEFLIGLVAFCANLPFLLLSLPGGMLADRLEKRKVVMTSQGINAIFMVLMGLLVVTGKANIWLLMVWLLVVGSVGAISMPSQQSMLPEIVGRKNLMNAIALNSAQFNLTGVIGPTLGGFAVKYIGIAGAYFFNGLTLVIAMVTLWAIRPQFASKALSSTRSRETASLAYAARHVWTDSRIRTIVVLAAVQTLFLQPYNTLLPVFAKDVLHMGASGYGLLLGAVGLGAFVGAMMLAFKGEITSKGKWLIVAQVASALGIMSFAVMRHLPFALVALFVAGWGIVTFLAMGNSLLQTVVPDELRGRVMSCWMLVVLGLTPFGSLYIGSLASAVGPVASLVICALVALVCAGAIIAKERELFKSNFSLVAQPVRV
- a CDS encoding NAD(P)/FAD-dependent oxidoreductase, with the protein product MRQLSSDVAIIGAGVVGAACAYFLAEMGHSPTIIDPMEQGAATPAGAGIVAPGVTFHPSPYYFPLAYRAVSYLEGLVDKLGNERLLERCGLLYLITDPRSPVDAESLARQLRRHGMEGAPMHGHVEVIDPEYVHRYFPLLVPSQGAVYVDGPGRLNGANLRDALLLQAIKRGAHYIRARASIDSISQQEIALKADSTTITTQRLVLAAGAWSRQIIGQFSAVSLPISPQRGQILHLEVPDTRTDQWPIVMGDFPHYLLTFPVCKVLAGATHEDVGFHPKPTLAGIREIADTIYKVAPSLGSARLLGVNVGLRPVTPDGLPIIGRVPDLPSVIVASGHGAYGLQLGPYTGMLAAQLATDQEPDMDLTPYSPLRFSS
- a CDS encoding nicotinate phosphoribosyltransferase produces the protein MSYLDENAIPLSIDLYELTMGASYHALGMDGRATFSLFVRSLPPGRSFLVVAGVEDALRRLENLRFDERALEYIATLPQVRPDFVEYLRSFRFEGDVWAVPEGSIVFPNEPVLEITASIIHGQIAEPVVMNALHYPTLVATKAARCVLAAQGKPLFDFGLRRAPEIDGGLAAARACYLAGFSGTSNVLAGKVYGIPVVGTMAHSFVESFPNERLAFEGFVSTFPHRITLLIDTYDVLMGAQHVVEVSRKFAGTGKQISAVRIDSGDLEALSRQVRKLLDSEGLQDIRIMASGGLDEYEIDRLLRNGAPIDSFGVGTRVVTAEDAPVLDMSYKLVQFDGRPKLKLSEGKRTIVGAKQLWRRIDTTGLYAEDMISGREEQAPDDGEWLPLLRPMMKAGRITESFDLEEARRQHAREVERLPSHLRDIHSVGEYKVTLSSQLQERQRLAEEMIAQEEGLAAKPQR
- a CDS encoding NAD-dependent epimerase/dehydratase family protein, with protein sequence MPKVVVTGGSGKAGRAVVRDLLEHGYEVLSVDLVPPAERLCPSLVADLTDLGETYDAFKGYEMVVHLAAIPAPGIRTDEVTFRTNTLSTYNVFSVAKDIGMSRVVWASSETTLGLPFDREQPAYAPIDENHPLYPESSYALSKVLGEEMARQFNRWTGIPFIGLRFSNIMEPQDYAQFPTFWDDPTKRKWNLWGYVDARDVAQACRLGLQADINSAEVFIIAAADTVMNRPSRELLAEVFPNVPLHKEIGDFETLLSIDKARRMLGYDPQYSWRQYVGL
- a CDS encoding cupin domain-containing protein; this translates as MHPSSESSRQFLHINVLDFLQQSTAGKVLWAHQTEDLNINLVHLDAGASIDRHHNNEVDVLILVIQGEGKVEIDDAEISIRSGDLLVIPKAAQRSIAATKTNLLYVTCHRRRHGLMPTIRDRH
- the mutL gene encoding DNA mismatch repair endonuclease MutL; amino-acid sequence: MIYEYGEYSGHIARDSGLDRPRIRQLPEEVVRMIAAGEVIESPASVVKELVENSIDAAASSIRVDVKGGGLAHISVVDDGVGIAADELPVAIQRHATSKLPEGRLDAITTLGFRGEALPSIAAVSELTITSSAKGENVGRSITVRDGKVVADHAAPASGGTVVVARHLFRNVPARLAMVDKPQVEVGHISQVLRRLYLSSPHIALRLYSEGKMLLSTSGQGDRLAALIELYGGELEEHILDLGIRELRYGRYRLILSDSAVTRPSRHHINIVVNNRWAQVKALLASMEQAYRGILPKGRHPILLLQLDLDPSRLDVNVHPAKQEVKLLDEREVIESVCEQLRSALGKNPSASKSLLYYGIEPFPSDYSRLQVAEERESWSDEKILTPNLPPVKVLAQLHDRLIVLEGDEGLYLVDQHRAHERVLYERFLTERMDGSEALLLSEPVVIELRTHQVQKLAEYMDELSALGFECEVFGRNALLVRAMPDAGKEIGDHLTTSDLLWILQDEPSAFEDPGNWKHRLITRMACRMAVRRGKSLEHDHMVWIVERLGHTSVPAICPHGSPIIRYLPRESLYRDFEW
- a CDS encoding aldo/keto reductase, which produces MDTRRLGNTDMMITPIGFGAWAIGGGGWASGWGPQDDNESIAAIHKALDLGINWIDTAAVYGLGHSEEVVARALDGISDRPYIFTKCGLVWDESGRISNSLKRDSIRRELEASLRRLRVEVIDLYQIHWPNPDEDIEEGWSTLAELQQEGKVRYIGVSNFSVEQMQRAMRIAPISSLQPPYNLLNRSIEKEILPFCQEHNIGVIAYSPMASGLLTGKVTAEWVRNLPDDDWRKRSPEFNEPRLSRNLKLVEKLREIGSRHGKSPAEVAIAWVLRHPAVTGAIVGARRPDQVEGIIGAADFRLSQEELDEIEQFLTELDSVAQTQ
- a CDS encoding LLM class F420-dependent oxidoreductase, with amino-acid sequence MSEVKFGVFVPQGWTLDLVEIRDPIEQYEAMTNVAKIADSIPGWDSIWVFDHFHTVPVPVPETTFECWTITAALARDTNRVNIGQMVTCNGYRNPALLAKMASTVDVASHGRLYFGLGAGWYEHEWRAYGYGFPETRVRMGMFREACAIIHAMWTQDYPQFEGKYYQIDRPINEPKGVRKPHPSFWIGGGGEKVTLRLVAQYGNACNLASDPELLKHKLEVLRQHCEELGRNYDEIIKSTGVTVHLVRPGQDPREATWRARGRQSFEEYSRNVIVGTPDEVAERLQTIVDAGANYFIVTLPRVAYDTEPLHWFAEEVIPHFQK